One Setaria italica strain Yugu1 chromosome II, Setaria_italica_v2.0, whole genome shotgun sequence DNA segment encodes these proteins:
- the LOC101779291 gene encoding transcription repressor OFP1-like, protein MSSWFYKLRHKRGGAAIAGGEPDDVAKPVAPAPSPCSPNRASYYVPSRERVLPPPRPAREDNPRLRDTHFPRSPQPSDIVFDVVARRDDHRFKPMPELKLRPILTRHGAASADSTSAAASPTARVRPRFHVRPPPSHRRKAAALPTAEVEEKEEACARRSRRRRRSASRLRPWMYESLVVVKDSADPEEDFLESMAEMIAANGVRSPRGLEELLACYLALNAPDHHCAIVAAFRRAWVHLHSVPPPPARGRCMHESRLI, encoded by the coding sequence ATGAGCTCGTGGTTCTACAAGTTGCGGCACAAGAGGGGCGGCGCCGCGATCGCGGGTGGCGAGCCCGACGACGTCGCCAAgccggtggcgccggcgccgagccCCTGCTCCCCGAACAGGGCGTCCTACTACGTCCCGAGCAGGGAGCgcgtcctcccgccgccgcgcccggctAGGGAGGACAACCCCAGGCTCCGGGACACCCACTTCCCGCGCAGCCCGCAGCCGAGCGACATCGTCTTCGACGTCGTTGCCCGCCGCGACGACCACCGCTTCAAGCCCATGCCGGAGCTCAAGCTGCGGCCCATCCTCACCAGGCACGGCGCGGCCTCGGCGGACAGCACCAGCGCGGCCGCGTCGCCCACGGCCAGGGTGCGCCCGCGGTTCCACGtgaggccgccgccgagccacagGCGGAAGGCGGCCGCGCTGCCGaccgcggaggtggaggagaaggaggaggcctGCGCGCggcggagtcggcggcggcggcggagcgcctCCAGGCTCCGGCCGTGGATGTACGAGAGCCTGGTGGTGGTGAAGGATTCGGCGGACCCCGAGGAGGACTTCCTGGAGAGCATGGCGGAGATGATCGCCGCGAACGGCGTTCGGTCGCCGCGGGGCCTGGAGGAGCTGCTCGCGTGCTACCTCGCGCTCAACGCGCCCGACCACCACTGCGCCATCGTCGCCGCGTTCCGGCGCGCGTGGGTGCACCTGCactccgtgccgccgccgccggcgaggggacgCTGCATGCACGAATCGCGATTGATCTAG